Proteins encoded in a region of the Zea mays cultivar B73 chromosome 2, Zm-B73-REFERENCE-NAM-5.0, whole genome shotgun sequence genome:
- the LOC103649314 gene encoding adenylate kinase 4: MKEGSTVKGDISALDFREFDTSSTNLVGPPGSGKGTQSPIIKDEYCLCHLATGDMLRAAVAAKTPLGIKAKEAMNKGELVSDDLVVGTIDEAMKKPSCQKGFILDGFPRTVTQAQKLDEMLAKQGANVDKVLNFAIDDAVLEERITGRWIHSASGRTYHSKFAPPKSPGVDDVSRVQNI; encoded by the exons ATGAAAGAGGGCAGTACTGTGAAGGGAGATATAAG TGCTCTCGATTTTAGAGAATTTGACACCTCTTCTACAAATCTTGTAGGTCCACCTGGCTCTGGAAAGGGAACTCAGTCTCCTATTATCAAGGATGAATATTGCTTGTGCCATTTAGCCACTGGTGACATGCTGAGGGCTGCTGTGGCGGCCAAGACACCTCTAGGTATCAAAGCTAAAGAAGCTATGAATAAG GGAGAGCTTGTTTCAGATGATTTGGTTGTGGGCACTATTGATGAAGCTATGAAGAAACCCTCATGCCAGAAAGGTTTCATTCTTGATGGCTTTCCTAGAACTGTGACTCAAGCACAGAAG CTTGATGAGATGTTGGCAAAGCAAGGTGCCAATGTTGACAAAGTCCTGAACTTTGCAATTGATGATGCTGTATTGGAAGAACGGATTACTGGTCGTTGGATCCACTCAGCCAGTGGTAGGACTTACCACTCAAAATTTGCACCTCCAAAGTCTCCAGGAGTTGATGATGTAAGTCGAGTACAGAACATTTAA
- the LOC100283332 gene encoding 40S ribosomal protein S9, whose translation MVHVNFYRNYGKTFKKPRRPYEKERLDAELKLVGEYGLRCKRELWRVQYALSRIRNAARELLTLDEKNPRRIFEGEALLRRMNRYGLLGEGQNKLDYVLALTVENFLQRRLQTIVFKNGMAKSIHHARVLIRQRHIRVGRQLVNIPSFMVRVESEKHIDFSLTSPLGGGPAGRVKRKNQKKASGGGDAEEDEE comes from the exons ATGGTGCATGTTAACTTCTACCGCAACT ATGGGAAGACTTTCAAGAAGCCAAGGCGGCCGTATGAGAAGGAGCGCCTAGATGCTGAGCTGAAGCTGGTTGGTGAGTATGGCCTGCGGTGCAAGCGTGAGCTGTGGCGCGTGCAGTATGCCCTGAGCCGTATCAGGaatgcagccagggagttgctcacCCTGGATGAGAAGAACCCACGCCGTATCTTTGAGGGCGAGGCGCTCCTCCGTCGCATGAACAGATATGGTCTTCTTGGCGAGGGACAGAACAAGCTTGATTACGTGCTTGCCCTCACTGTTGAGAACTTCCTCCAGCGCCGCCTCCAGACCATCGTCTTCAAGAATGGCATGGCCAAGTCCATCCACCATGCTCGTGTCCTGATCAGGCAGCGCCACATCAG GGTGGGAAGGCAGCTCGTCAACATCCCCTCGTTCATGGTCAGGGTCGAATCAGAGAAGCACATCGACTTCTCCCTCACCAGCCCTCTGGGTGGTGGTCCTGCCGGAAGGGTGAAGCGGAAGAACCAGAAGAAGGCCTCAGGGGGCGGCGACGCTGAGGAGGACGAGGAGTAG
- the LOC118476262 gene encoding uncharacterized protein, which yields MGDVLIPELQRGNTSVTICARVSRLWDFCDPQDEAKLLHCDMVLLDEEGNGIHAAIFPPVIQKFKPLIKEGVVYNITYFRVRASNNLYKPVFNENMITFTNWTKLEEVVEVPPAFPVLTYSLTPIDQLHLCVDHREYYTDTIGIVTSISAVAPHRSKGQHTTSSKRTISLCSVSNSSSVNVVLWGGQASLFPGEQIYNDGQSSPQILMFVGTLVKKYADGLCLSGGSPCKWYINPDVPEASALMASATKAHSPIKWNEVLSSNQPMSHVPEEQKIAYIRDLHPFENKDREFLVTVTVKKIGDRWWYNACKKCTRTAVAHGDSYKCSDQVCANVGTPIQSSYFSMHHPE from the exons ATGGGAGACGTGTTGATCCCGGAGCTCCAGCGTGGGAACACTTCTGTGACCATATGCGCTCGTGTTTCTCGTTTATGGGATTTCTGTGATCCTCAGGATGAAGCAAAGTTGCTCCATTGTGATATGGTGCTGCTTGACGAAGAG GGAAACGGTATCCATGCTGCAATATTCCCACCAGTCATACAAAAGTTCAAGCCACTGATAAAAGAAGGAGTCGTCTACAACATCACATACTTCCGGGTCAGAGCCTCGAACAATTTGTACAAGCCTGTTTTCAATGAGAACATGATTACCTTTACAAACTGGACAAAATTGGAGGAGGTTGTTGAGGTTCCGCCAGCATTTCCTGTGCTTACCTACTCACTCACACCGATAGACCAGCTCCATTTGTGTGTCGACCACAGGGAGTACTACACAG ATACCATTGGAATTGTCACTTCCATCTCGGCCGTGGCGCCGCACCGATCCAAAGGGCAACATACAACCAGCTCTAAGAGGACTATTTCCCTATGCAGTGTCAG CAACAGCAGTTCGGTAAATGTTGTTCTCTGGGGTGGGCAAGCTAGCTTATTCCCTGGAGAACAGATCTACAACGATGGTCAGTCCTCTCCACAGATCCTGATGTTTGTTGGCACGCTTGTCAAGAAATACGCGG ATGGACTGTGCTTGTCTGGAGGCTCACCCTGTAAGTGGTACATTAATCCTGATGTTCCTGAAGCAAGTGCCCTCATGGCTAG TGCGACGAAAGCGCATAGTCCCATTAAGTGGAACGAGGTTCTATCTTCGAATCAGCCTATGTCTCATGTTCCTGAGGAACAGAAAATTGCTTATATCAGAGATCTGCACCCATTTGAGAATAAG GATAGGGAATTCTTGGTGACAGTCACTGTAAAAAAGATTGGTGATAGGTGGTGGTACAATGCATGCAAAAAATGCACCCGCACAGCTGTGGCTCATGGAGATTCCTACAAGTGCAGCGATCAAGTTTGCGCTAACGTTGGCACGCCCATCCAAAG CAGCTACTTTTCTATGCATCACCCTGAGTGA